One region of Vigna angularis cultivar LongXiaoDou No.4 chromosome 10, ASM1680809v1, whole genome shotgun sequence genomic DNA includes:
- the LOC108320800 gene encoding non-specific lipid transfer protein GPI-anchored 20 isoform X2, translated as MLPTPTLRIFHLLHKPQNTKRMERFVCLTVVLAMVMIAAPAKAQVTTPCSASMINSVFNPCMNFLTNSSANGTSPTSECCNSIKSLTSTGMDCLCLIVTGNVPFRIPINRTLAISLPRACNMPRLPLQCKTSGSPLPAPGPSLSPSLSPQASVILPSPSLAPVSDTNPPLTPSSPTTGSGRSDLTPSSAVSSNRFLPSAVLIALGFAVL; from the exons ATGCTACCTACTCCAACTCTTCGCATTTTTCATTTATTG CACAAACCCCAAAACACCAAAAGAATGGAGCGTTTTGTGTGCCTAACTGTAGTATTAGCCATGGTGATGATAGCTGCACCAGCCAAAGCTCAGGTCACCACGCCATGCAGCGCATCAATGATAAACAGTGTGTTCAACCCTTGTATGAATTTCCTCACAAATAGTAGTGCCAATGGCACTTCACCTACTTCTGAGTGCTGCAATTCCATCAAGTCCCTCACAAGTACTGGCATGGACTGTTTGTGTCTCATTGTCACCGGCAATGTCCCCTTTAGAATACCAATCAACCGAACCTTGGCCATCTCTCTTCCTCGTGCTTGCAACATGCCTCGTCTTCCACTTCAGTGCAAAA CCTCAGGTTCACCACTTCCAGCTCCAG GACCATCTCTTTCTCCATCTCTTAGTCCTCAAG CTTCCGTCATACTTCCTTCACCTTCCTTGGCACCAGTGTCTGACACAAACCCTCCTTTGACTCCATCATCTCCAACTACTGGAAGTGGACGCTCTGATCTCACTCCATCATCTGCTGTTTCATCTAACCGCTTCCTACCTTCAGCTGTATTAATTGCATTAGGATTTGCTGTTCTTTAA
- the LOC108320800 gene encoding non-specific lipid transfer protein GPI-anchored 20 isoform X1, whose amino-acid sequence MAHKPQNTKRMERFVCLTVVLAMVMIAAPAKAQVTTPCSASMINSVFNPCMNFLTNSSANGTSPTSECCNSIKSLTSTGMDCLCLIVTGNVPFRIPINRTLAISLPRACNMPRLPLQCKTSGSPLPAPGPSLSPSLSPQASVILPSPSLAPVSDTNPPLTPSSPTTGSGRSDLTPSSAVSSNRFLPSAVLIALGFAVL is encoded by the exons ATGGCA CACAAACCCCAAAACACCAAAAGAATGGAGCGTTTTGTGTGCCTAACTGTAGTATTAGCCATGGTGATGATAGCTGCACCAGCCAAAGCTCAGGTCACCACGCCATGCAGCGCATCAATGATAAACAGTGTGTTCAACCCTTGTATGAATTTCCTCACAAATAGTAGTGCCAATGGCACTTCACCTACTTCTGAGTGCTGCAATTCCATCAAGTCCCTCACAAGTACTGGCATGGACTGTTTGTGTCTCATTGTCACCGGCAATGTCCCCTTTAGAATACCAATCAACCGAACCTTGGCCATCTCTCTTCCTCGTGCTTGCAACATGCCTCGTCTTCCACTTCAGTGCAAAA CCTCAGGTTCACCACTTCCAGCTCCAG GACCATCTCTTTCTCCATCTCTTAGTCCTCAAG CTTCCGTCATACTTCCTTCACCTTCCTTGGCACCAGTGTCTGACACAAACCCTCCTTTGACTCCATCATCTCCAACTACTGGAAGTGGACGCTCTGATCTCACTCCATCATCTGCTGTTTCATCTAACCGCTTCCTACCTTCAGCTGTATTAATTGCATTAGGATTTGCTGTTCTTTAA
- the LOC108320806 gene encoding non-specific lipid transfer protein GPI-anchored 25: MVMNNAAASALVLVVLVSSAAAAAAAMAEGCREDLIAFSGCLAYVSYPPNNLTESPSEKCCMAFSRAVESVCLCYVVGDPLILGFPLNTTRLFSLSSLCPSPFSTSFPSLCPSNSSALPPLTTASNQTGGTSEQEEEEDEGEEEGEEEEEEGEEEGEEEKDEGEEGESQGPAMKENLLGEVHQF; encoded by the exons ATGGTGATGAATAATGCAGCAGCGTCAGCGTTGGTGCTCGTGGTGTTGGTGAGCTCCGCAGCGGCAGCGGCGGCGGCGATGGCGGAGGGGTGCAGGGAGGATCTAATAGCGTTTTCAGGATGTCTGGCATACGTGTCGTATCCGCCGAATAACCTGACAGAAAGTCCTTCGGAGAAGTGCTGCATGGCGTTCTCAAGGGCGGTAGAATCGGTTTGCCTCTGCTACGTTGTCGGCGACCCTCTGATCCTTGGCTTCCCTCTCAACACGACAAGACTCTTCTCCCTCTCTTCCCTTTGTCCGTCTCCATTCTCAACCTCTTTTCCCTCTCTTTGCCCTTCAA ATTCTTCTGCTCTGCCTCCTCTCACCACCGCATCGAATCAAACTGGGGGAACTTCT GAgcaggaggaagaggaggacgagGGGGAGGAAGAGggggaggaagaggaggaggagggggAGGAGGAGGGGGAGGAAGAGAAGGACGAGGGGGAGGAAGGGGAAAGTCAGGGTCCGGCGATGAAGGAGAATCTTCTGGGGGAAGTTCACCAGTTTTAA